The following coding sequences are from one Musa acuminata AAA Group cultivar baxijiao chromosome BXJ2-4, Cavendish_Baxijiao_AAA, whole genome shotgun sequence window:
- the LOC103980268 gene encoding exocyst complex component EXO70A1-like, which produces MGGGWKVERLVAVRRSLRTSLDRSRALGAALARAGPRLDEIRQRLPSMEAAVRPIRADRDALADADGHIDRSVVPAAAVLKVFDAVHGLERSLLSDPRADLPGYLAVLKHLEEALRFLSDNCGLAVQWLDDIVDYLDDQTLADQRFIMGLKSFLVSLKSSPSPLDGGLLAATLDKLQSEFRLLLAEHTTPLPMPPDTSDASTISTSPIPVLVINKLRAILERMTANNLLDRCVSIFVDVRGSNIRASLRALNLDYLEITPNEFNDVQSIEGYIEKWGRHLQFAVKHLFETELKVCIEVFEQTGPPDVAVSCFADIAARAGILGFLRFGTIVTETRKDPIKLLKLLDVFATLNKLRLDFNRLFRGKDCVEIQNQTRDLIKRVIDGACDIFWELLHQVELQRQMPPPSDGAVPRLVSFITEYCNKLLSDEYQPVLTQVLIIHRSWKQEKFQEEMLTDAILGIFKALEANFDIWSKSYGDTSLSFLFAMNTHWHFYKNLKGTRLGELLGEAKLKEHEQYKDYYAASFLRESWGKLPPLLSREGLILFSGGRVKARDLVKQRLKGFNESFNEMYHKQSSWVISDKDLREKMCQLVVQTIVPSYRSYMQNYGPLVEQDSSASKYAKYTAQSLEKMLGSLFQHKPGRTMSLSIGHSNGKLTSVLNNLSRSASSVS; this is translated from the coding sequence ATGGGAGGAGGATGGAAGGTGGAGAGACTGGTGGCTGTGCGGCGCTCGCTGCGGACGAGCCTGGACAGGTCGCGGGCGCTGGGCGCCGCCCTCGCCCGCGCCGGGCCCCGCCTCGACGAGATCCGGCAGCGGCTTCCCTCGATGGAGGCCGCCGTCCGCCCGATCCGCGCCGACCGCGACGCGCTGGCGGACGCAGACGGGCACATTGATCGCTCCGTCGTCCCCGCCGCCGCCGTTCTCAAGGTCTTCGACGCGGTCCATGGCCTCGAGCGCTCCCTCCTCTCCGACCCCCGCGCCGACCTCCCCGGCTACCTCGCCGTGCTCAAGCACCTCGAGGAGGCCCTGCGCTTCCTCTCCGACAACTGCGGCCTCGCCGTGCAGTGGCTCGACGACATCGTTGACTACCTCGACGACCAAACCCTCGCTGACCAGCGCTTCATTATGGGTCTCAAGTCCTTCCTTGTCTCTCTCAAGTCCTCGCCTTCGCCTCTCGACGGCGGCCTCCTCGCGGCCACCCTTGACAAGCTCCAATCCGAGTTCCGGCTCCTCCTGGCCGAGCACACCACCCCTCTTCCGATGCCCCCCGACACATCCGACGCTTCCACCATCTCCACCTCCCCAATACCGGTCCTCGTCATCAACAAACTCCGCGCCATCCTCGAGAGGATGACTGCAAATAACCTGCTTGATCGCTGCGTCTCGATCTTTGTGGATGTCCGAGGATCCAACATCCGCGCCAGCCTCCGAGCGCTCAACCTCGACTACCTGGAGATCACGCCCAATGAGTTCAATGACGTGCAGAGCATCGAAGGATACATCGAGAAGTGGGGTCGTCACCTTCAGTTTGCTGTCAAGCACCTCTTCGAGACCGAGCTCAAGGTCTGCATCGAGGTGTTCGAGCAAACCGGACCACCTGATGTAGCTGTATCATGCTTCGCTGATATTGCTGCGCGGGCTGGAATCCTCGGATTCCTCCGGTTTGGGACGATTGTCACCGAGACAAGGAAAGATCCCATCAAACTTCTCAAGCTTCTTGATGTCTTTGCAACACTGAACAAATTAAGATTGGATTTCAACCGGCTTTTTCGAGGAAAAGATTGTGTTGAAATCCAGAACCAAACTAGGGATCTTATTAAGAGAGTGATCGATGGGGCTTGTGACATCTTTTGGGAGCTTTTGCATCAAGTGGAGCTACAAAGACAGATGCCACCACCTTCTGATGGAGCTGTGCCAAGGTTGGTGAGCTTCATCACTGAATACTGCAATAAACTTCTCAGTGATGAGTATCAGCCAGTTCTTACTCAAGTTCTGATCATACATCGGAGCTGGAAGCAGGAGAAGTTTCAAGAAGAAATGCTAACTGATGCAATTTTGGGCATATTTAAAGCCCTTGAGGCTAACTTTGACATTTGGTCTAAGAGCTACGGGGACACTTCACTTTCCTTCCTATTTGCAATGAACACACATTGGCATTTCTACAAGAATTTGAAGGGGACTAGGCTGGGGGAGCTGTTAGGCGAGGCAAAGTTGAAAGAGCATGAGCAGTACAAGGATTATTATGCTGCATCTTTCTTGAGGGAAAGCTGGGGAAAGCTTCCACCTTTATTGAGCAGGGAAGGGTTGATATTGTTCTCTGGGGGTAGGGTCAAGGCTCGGGATCTGGTGAAGCAGCGTTTGAAAGGTTTCAACGAGTCCTTTAATGAGATGTATCATAAGCAGTCGAGTTGGGTTATATCAGACAAGGACTTGAGGGAGAAGATGTGTCAATTGGTAGTGCAGACTATTGTTCCTAGCTACCGGAGCTATATGCAGAACTATGGGCCTCTGGTCGAGCAAGATTCAAGTGCAAGCAAATATGCAAAGTACACAGCTCAAAGCTTGGAGAAGATGCTTGGTTCTCTTTTTCAGCATAAACCCGGGAGAACAATGAGTCTCAGCATTGGGCACTCAAATGGAAAATTGACTAGTGTGTTGAACAACCTGTCTCGCTCTGCCTCTTCCGTGAGTTGA
- the XTH3 gene encoding probable xyloglucan endotransglucosylase/hydrolase protein 25 — translation MASLIHLLLCSSLAMAMAVAATFYQDFDLTWGDGRAKILNNGQLLTLSLDRTSGSGFQSKKEFLFGKIDMQLKLVPGNSAGTVTAYYLSSQGPTHDEIDFEFLGNLTGDPYTLHTNVYTQGKGNREMQFKLWFDPTKDFHAYSVLWNPRHVIFMVDGTPIRDFKNLESRGIPFPKNQPMRIYSSLWNADDWATRGGLVKTNWNNAPFTASYRNFNADACVWSSGISSCAPRNSSSAVPAAARGWWSQELDTPSQDRMRWVQKNYMIYHYCTDLKRFPQGFPPECSMT, via the exons ATGGCGTCGCTGATCCACCTCTTGCTCTGCTCCTCCTTGGCCATGGCCATGGCCGTAGCTGCCACCTTCTACCAGGACTTCGACCTCACCTGGGGAGACGGGCGCGCCAAGATCCTGAACAATGGCCAGCTGCTTACGCTCTCCCTCGATCGCACGTCCGGCTCCGGCTTCCAGTCCAAGAAGGAGTTCCTCTTCGGCAAGATCGACATGCAGCTCAAGCTCGTGCCGGGGAACTCCGCTGGCACCGTCACTGCCTACTAC TTGTCCTCTCAGGGGCCGACGCACGACGAGATCGACTTCGAGTTCCTCGGCAACCTCACCGGAGATCCCTACACCCTCCACACCAACGTGTACACGCAGGGGAAGGGGAACAGGGAAATGCAGTTCAAGCTCTGGTTCGATCCCACCAAGGACTTCCACGCCTACTCTGTTCTCTGGAACCCCAGACATGTCAT CTTCATGGTCGACGGCACACCGATCAGGGACTTCAAGAACCTGGAATCGAGAGGCATCCCTTTCCCCAAGAACCAGCCGATGAGAATCTACTCGAGCCTGTGGAACGCCGACGACTGGGCCACCAGGGGCGGGCTGGTCAAGACCAACTGGAACAACGCCCCCTTCACCGCTTCCTACAGGAACTTCAACGCCGACGCCTGCGTCTGGTCTTCCGGTATCTCGAGCTGTGCTCCGAGGAACTCCAGCTCGGCCGTCCCCGCCGCCGCCAGAGGCTGGTGGAGCCAAGAGTTGGACACCCCCAGCCAAGACAGGATGAGGTGGGTGCAGAAGAACTACATGATCTACCACTACTGCACTGACCTGAAGCGTTTCCCGCAGGGGTTTCCCCCAGAGTGCTCCATGACGTAA
- the LOC135609424 gene encoding uncharacterized protein LOC135609424, whose amino-acid sequence MKPLAQPQASLQLRHHSRINLSVLKSQIAKQLGTKRAQCYFSYLNGLLSQKLSKSEFNKLCFVTLGPENLPLHNQLIGSILRNACQAKTPPPITHDKGVQKPIKASLKKSRQGDDGFNSSQTPTSMPISSNGRNLPLSPCRIMVGSQNWHFKDHQSPPEPHGTAEIASDQSVVTYDEVVSRENGDLSSSNLRRLQHQQGEPVEQLAKRPRLAMPLLHDQGSVHGKDLVGKSNVEDRDRLDHWECYREPLRAPLGIPFSSSNIGGARRCLLPRASASSGGFGSSYHSGELCNTEILKKQMEKMAEAHGLGGVTMDCVNLLNYSMDTYLKRLIRSCVELVRARTGHELIKQTVFRLQPYRKPITGTWLGNNIPTQIGGPLEGSHELKNCCSISMRDFVVAMELNPQQLGEDWPLLLEKICICSFEELDGSR is encoded by the coding sequence ATGAAGCCATTGGCACAACCGCAGGCGTCGTTGCAACTGCGGCATCATTCTCGGATCAACCTCAGCGTCCTGAAGTCCCAGATAGCAAAACAGCTGGGCACGAAACGAGCACAGTGCTACTTCAGCTATCTGAATGGGTTGCTATCACAGAAGTTGAGCAAGTCTGAGTTCAACAAGCTCTGCTTTGTTACTCTTGGCCCTGAGAATCTCCCCTTGCACAACCAGCTGATTGGATCGATCCTTAGGAATGCCTGTCAAGCTAAAACTCCTCCACCAATCACTCATGACAAGGGTGTGCAAAAGCCCATAAAAGCTTCTCTGAAGAAATCACGGCAAGGAGATGATGGATTCAATTCATCGCAGACCCCAACGTCAATGCCCATCTCATCAAATGGACGTAACTTGCCTCTATCACCTTGCAGGATTATGGTTGGGTCCCAGAATTGGCATTTTAAAGACCACCAAAGCCCTCCCGAACCCCATGGGACAGCAGAGATTGCTTCCGATCAGTCTGTAGTAACTTATGATGAGGTTGTTAGCAGGGAGAATGGTGACTTGAGTTCATCCAATTTGAGAAGACTGCAGCATCAGCAGGGTGAGCCTGTGGAGCAGCTGGCAAAGAGGCCAAGGTTGGCTATGCCATTGCTTCATGACCAGGGTTCAGTACATGGCAAGGATTTGGTTGGAAAGTCTAATGTGGAAGATAGGGATAGACTAGACCATTGGGAATGCTATAGAGAACCTCTTCGAGCCCCACTTGGCATTCCATTTTCTTCTTCAAACATTGGTGGGGCAAGAAGGTGTCTACTACCAAGAGCCAGTGCTAGCAGTGGTGGTTTTGGTAGCAGCTATCATAGTGGTGAGTTATGCAATACAGAGATTTTGAAGAAACAAATGGAGAAAATGGCTGAAGCACATGGTTTGGGAGGAGTAACTATGGATTGTGTCAATCTATTGAATTATAGTATGGATACTTATCTGAAGCGGTTAATTAGGTCATGTGTTGAGCTAGTTAGAGCAAGAACTGGGCATGAATTAATAAAGCAGACTGTCTTCAGACTGCAGCCCTATAGAAAACCTATCACTGGTACTTGGTTGGGAAATAACATCCCAACACAAATAGGAGGACCTTTGGAAGGCAGTCATGAGCTGAAAAACTGCTGCTCGATATCTATGCGGGATTTTGTGGTAGCAATGGAGCTGAATCCACAGCAACTCGGAGAGGATTGGCCCTTGCTACTTGAGAAAATATGTATTTGTTCATTTGAAGAATTAGATGGATCCAGGTAA
- the LOC135609426 gene encoding uncharacterized protein LOC135609426, which translates to MGGGDAGDATSKTRVVVVGGGVAGAVLARSMQFLADVVLIDPKEYFEIPWAELRSMVEPSFSDRSLIKHTDYLTNARVITSSAVNITENQVLTADGNSVSFDYLVIATGHAYSTPTSKKERLEQFQQDNQKIKSSQSVLIVGGGPSGVELAGEIAVDYPDKKVTIVHKGSRVLEFIGHKASKKTLDWLISKKVEVLLEQSVDLDSISEGDGVYTTSTGQKISADCHFVCVGKPLGSSWLQDSALRDCLNENRRLMVDEYLRVKGRSNIFAIGDITDIPEIKQGFLAERHATVVIKSLKLLMKGTKENKLAKYKAASPMAIVSLGRKEGVAQLPFATMIGCLPGLIKSKDLFVGRTRKTLGLVSST; encoded by the exons ATGGGGGGAGGAgatgcaggcgatgcaacctcgaaGACCAGGGTCGTGGTGGTCGGCGGGGGAGTCGCCGGGGCGGTCCTCGCCAGGTCCATGCAGTTCCTCGCCGACGTAGTCCTCATCGACCC GAAGGAATATTTTGAGATTCCCTGGGCAGAATTGAGATCAATGGTTGAGCCTTCCTTTTCAGACAGATCACTGATTAAACACACTGATTACCTTACTAATGCAAGAGTCATAACATCTTCGGCAGTCAATATCACTGAAAACCAGGTTTTGACGGCAGATGGCAATTCAGTTTCATTTGATTATCTTGTCATAGCCACTGGTCATGCATACTCAACTCCTACAAGCAAAAAAGAAAGGCTCGAGCAGTTTCAACAAG ATAATCAGAAGATTAAATCTTCCCAGTCTGTTTTAATCGTTGGAGGTGGTCCATCTGGTGTTGAACTTGCTGGAGAGATTGCAGTTGACTATCCAGATAAGAAGGTGACTATTGTTCACAAAGGGTCAAGGGTACTGGAATTCATAGGGCACAAAGCATCCAAAAAGACACTAGATTGGTTGATATCAAAGAAAGTAGAAGTGCTTTTAGAGCAGTCAGTTGATCTGGACTCCATTTCAGAGGGAGATGGAGTATATACCACATCAACTGGACAAAAGATTTCAGCTGATTGCCATTTTGTTTGTGTGGGTAAGCCACTGGGATCATCATGGCTCCAGGATTCTGCTCTCAGGGATTGTTTAAACGAGAACAGAAGGCTGATGGTCGATGAATACTTAAGGGTCAAAGGTCGAAGTAATATCTTTGCCATTGGAGACATTACCGACATTCCT GAAATTAAACAAGGATTCCTTGCGGAGAGACATGCCACAGTGGTCATCAAAAGCCTGAAGCTGTTAATGAAGGGAACCAAGGAGAATAAGCTGGCAAAATACAAAGCTGCATCTCCTATGGCAATTGTTTCTTTGGGTAGAAAAGAAGGAGTGGCACAGCTCCCATTCGCAACAATGATTGGATGCCTGCCTGGTCTGATCAAGTCCAAGGATTTGTTTGTGGGAAGGACCAGGAAAACTCTGGGGCTGGTTTCTAGCACTTGA